The DNA region GTCGGTGGACATCGAGACGGGCGTCACGAAGGTCGAGCGCATCCTGTGCGTGCAGGACTGCGGGCTCATCGTCAACCAGCTCACCGCCGAGAGCCAGTGCATCGGCGGCATGATCATGGGCGTCGGCTACGCGCTGTACGAGGACCGCATCCTGGACCGGAACACCGCGATGCAGGTCAACCCGAACATGGAGTGGTACCTCGTGCCTGGCATGAGCGACATCCCGAAGATCGACATCATGCTGATGAACCAGCCGGAACGCGGCGTGATCGGCATCGGCGAGCCGCCGACGATCTCGACCGCCGCCGCCATCTCCAACGCCGTGGCCAACGCCATCGGCGTGCGCGTGCGGAGCATCCCGCTCACGCCGCAGAAGGTGCTCACCGCCCTCGAGGGCGAGCGCGCAGGAGGCACGCTGTGAAGCCGTTCGCTTACGTGAAGGCCGCAGACGAGAAGCAGGCGCTGGCGGCGCTCGGGCGCGAGCGCGGCAAGGTGCTGCCGCTGGCCGGCGGCATGGACCTGGTGTCGCTGCTGAAGGACCGCATCGCCACGCCCGACCGGGTGGTGAACGTGAAGGGCCTGGACGGCACCATCACGGCCACGCCGGACGGCGGCCTGCGCATCGGCGCGGCGGTGCGCCTGGTGGACCTGATCGCCCACGCCACGGTGTCGTCGCAGTACGCGGCGCTGGCCGAGGCCGCCAGCGAGACGGGCACGCCGCAGATCCGCAACCTCGGGACGGTGGGCGGCAACCTGATGCAGCGCCCGCGCTGCTGGTACTTCCGCAACGAGGAGTTCCCGTGCCTGAAGAAGGGCGGCGCGCGGTGCTACTCGGTGGACGGCGAGAACCAGTTCCACGCCATCCTCGGCGGCGGGCCGTGCCACATCGTGCACCCGTCGAGCCTCGCGGTGCCGCTGGTCGCCTTCGGCGCCAAGCTCCGCGTCGTCGGGCCGCGCGGCGAGAAGGAAGTGCTCGCCGAGGAGTTCTACGAGCTGCCCGAGCGCAACCTGTACGGCGAGACGGCGCTGCGGCCCGATGAACTGCTCACGCACGTCATCCTGCCGCCCGCGAAGGCGATGAAGAGCGCGACCTACGAGGTGCGCTTCAGGAGCTCGCACGACTGGCCGATCGCGTTTGCCAGCGTGGCGCTCGCCCTCGCCAACGGCACCGTGTCGGACGCGCGTGTCGTGCTCGGCGCAGTGGCGCCGATTCCCTGGCGCTCGCCGGAGGCCGAGGCAGCGCTGAAGGGACAGCCCGCCAACGAGGCGACGGCGATCAAGGCCGCCGAGGCGGCCCTGGCCGGCGCGACGCCCATGACCCAGAACGCATACAAGGTGCAGGTCGCCAGGACTGCCGTGAAGCGGGCGATCCTGCACGCGGCCGGCGTGTCGGCCTGAGAGGTGCACCGTGGCTGATCATCCCGCTCCCGCATCCCGACTCGTGACTCCCGAGGCGCATTGCGCGCACCTGCGCCACAAGGGCATGTACGTGCTCTCGACCCCCGATCCCGGCGAGCTCAAGCACGCCGGCAACTGGGACGCCACCGCCTACTGGTGCACGCAGACCCAGAAGGCCATGGGCCCCGACGGCAGTCCTGCCAATGCCGCCTGCTGCGTCAGCGGCAACGGCCGCGGCTGCTGCCACTGAGGGCAGGTAGGGCGCGGTGTCCCACCGCGCCGTCGGCTGCTGGTAGCCGATGCCCTTGGGCAACGGTCAGTAAACGCAAAAAGGCGCGCCCGAGGGCGCGCCTTTCATGTCTTCGCTGCGTGTCGCGGACCTAGCGACGCATGCGGCGACGAGCCACCACGCCCGCCAGGGCGAGGCCGAGCAAGGTCATCGACGCGGGCTCGGGCACGGCGATCTGGCCGCGAATCTCACCACCGCGGAACTGCGCCGTGTGGAAGTTGACGTAGGCACGACCCGCGAAGATGTTCGGGAGCTGCGCCGTGAGGTTCGTGTTGTTCCCCTCGAGCAGATCCCACTTGCCGGTAATCACCCCGCCGACCTTCCCGGCCGAAAAGGGGGACACCACGACGTCGTTCGGATTGTTGTCGTTGAACGGCGCCCCGAAGAAACCCCAGACGACGCCGTTGTTCAGCGGCGGCAGGTTGATGCCGGCGTGGATGTGCGCCGCCACCAGGTTGTCGTTGGTGTCGGCCGTCTGCGTGCCGGTGACGTCGATGTTGACGATTCTGGCCGACATGGTCAGGGACGTCATGGCGTCGTTCAGCACGAAGGTCGCGCGTCCGAAGGACGCCGGCCGCGGTCCACCGGTGCTGAGGGTCGGCACGACCGGCGGGTTCTCCTGGTCGTTGGTCAGGTTCGCGATCAGGAGCGTCGAGGCGTCGCTCGACGTGCCCATGACCAGCGTGCTGGCCGCCGCCAACACCAGTGCTCGCACCACTCGCATGGATCCTCCTCGCCGAACTGCATTTGAAACGTCACGCGTCATCGGGGTCGTCCTCGAACGGGCGGGCTTGGGCAGCCGCATCTGAACTGGGAACTGTTTTTGACGCCTCGAGCTGGTTGGAGGATTCGTAGGACAGACACCGGCCGGCGCGGACGCACCGGCGACGTGTAGCATCAGGGCATGGTCGGCGACGCAGGTCCGCGCGACGGGCGCCGCCCCGCCCATTCAATGATGAGGACGCGGCCGTGGCGGTGACGACCCGACAGCGCGCGTACGCCGCCTTTGCGGCAGTCTGCCTTTTCTGGGGTACGACCTATCTTGGAATCAAGGTCGCTCTCGAGACGGTGCCGCCATTCCTGCTCGGCGGCATGCGCTTCACGCTGGCCGGGTCGATCCTCGCCGTGGCGCTGCGGTTGCTGGGGCATTCCTGGCCGGATTGGCGCCGATGGCCGACCTTCCTCGCCATTGGCGTCGCGATGCTCGGCTTCGGCAACG from Luteitalea sp. TBR-22 includes:
- a CDS encoding xanthine dehydrogenase family protein subunit M, translated to MKPFAYVKAADEKQALAALGRERGKVLPLAGGMDLVSLLKDRIATPDRVVNVKGLDGTITATPDGGLRIGAAVRLVDLIAHATVSSQYAALAEAASETGTPQIRNLGTVGGNLMQRPRCWYFRNEEFPCLKKGGARCYSVDGENQFHAILGGGPCHIVHPSSLAVPLVAFGAKLRVVGPRGEKEVLAEEFYELPERNLYGETALRPDELLTHVILPPAKAMKSATYEVRFRSSHDWPIAFASVALALANGTVSDARVVLGAVAPIPWRSPEAEAALKGQPANEATAIKAAEAALAGATPMTQNAYKVQVARTAVKRAILHAAGVSA
- a CDS encoding CHRD domain-containing protein, yielding MRVVRALVLAAASTLVMGTSSDASTLLIANLTNDQENPPVVPTLSTGGPRPASFGRATFVLNDAMTSLTMSARIVNIDVTGTQTADTNDNLVAAHIHAGINLPPLNNGVVWGFFGAPFNDNNPNDVVVSPFSAGKVGGVITGKWDLLEGNNTNLTAQLPNIFAGRAYVNFHTAQFRGGEIRGQIAVPEPASMTLLGLALAGVVARRRMRR